One region of Phaseolus vulgaris cultivar G19833 unplaced genomic scaffold, P. vulgaris v2.0 scaffold_721, whole genome shotgun sequence genomic DNA includes:
- the LOC137817692 gene encoding uncharacterized protein has product MEESWRILPKLQALSLSDLSAIRKVRTGLRPYMPDGKPVIGPVPGLSNVFLAAGHEGCGLSMALGTAEMIVDMVLGYPEKVDSTAFSVNKVG; this is encoded by the exons GAGAATTCTTCCGAAGTTGCAAGCGCTTTCCCTTTCAGATCTAAGTGCAATTAGAAAAGTGAGAACAGGATTACGACCTTATA TGCCTGATGGGAAGCCAGTGATAGGGCCTGTCCCTGGCTTGTCAAATGTGTTCCTTGCAGCTGGACACGAAGGGTGTGGGCTTTCAATG GCTCTGGGAACTGCTGAAATGATAGTTGATATGGTGCTGGGATATCCAGAAAAAGTTGATAGCACTGCTTTTTCTGTGAATAAAGTTGGTTAA